In Selenomonas ruminantium subsp. lactilytica TAM6421, the DNA window AACAGACATTAATGGCACAGACACAGGGCAGGACCCCTAGCACAAAGAGCCGCAGCTCCAAAGAAAGATCTGTCAGCAGGATCTGCACCGCAGCCAAACAGATCCCCAACAACAGCGAGATCAACATGCCGATAACACCGCCGCTTATCAGGGCATTCATGCCGCTGCGCAGTTGTGCACTCTGGCGCTCCTTATCCTGAGGCAGCAACAGGTAAAAGATCAGGCAGGACCAGAAAAGGGGACAGGCCAGATAAAACATGGCCTCTTCGCCCCCCTCCAATAGATGCCGCCCCGCTTCAAACACCAGGCTCCAAACTGCCAGCATACACCAGATTTTCCAGCGATACCGCCCCAGCTGCCAGTCCGGCCTGCGTTCCCGCCAAAGTTCAGCAGCCACAGCCACCAACAGCAGCACTATCAGCCGCATCGTCCAAATCAGCCAGTCCCGCTCAAAGGCCTCCACTTTGTAAGTCCAAAGCATTCCGCCTTGATAAACCAACAATAACAGGTTGCACAAAGCCGCTTCCGGAAAACGCTCCCCCAACAGCCTGCAGCCTACGCGGAAGATTTCCTTATAGTTATCCCGCAAGCTTCGAAAGCCCATAATCGATCTTTTTTCCATAAATTTTTCACCTCACCGGAATCATTATCCCATGGCAAGGTTAGAGATCGATTAGATTGTCCCAATATTGATTTCTCTGCCCTGAAGGGGTTAGCTGACTTTTTTCCCCAAGCGGGAAATAAACTGACAGGCTGTACGGAAGTAAATACCCAGATTGCCATAATGTTTTCCCAGATTTCGGACATACGGTGCCATGGCCTCTTCATAGGGTTCACCCCCCAGCAAAGCATTCGTCAGCAACTGCGCCGAAACCATGGCATAGTGGATACCGCCACCGGTAAATGGATCGGCCAGGCCGGCTGCATCTCCCAACAGATACACATCTTCCCCAGGCTGCAGGAGCACATCATTTCCCTTAGGCAGCAAAGCACCGCGTAGATGCTTGATTTCCTTTAAGCCCAGACGCTCAGCAAAATCTTGCAAGCGCTGACGGCAGACACCGCTGTCCTTTTTCCCCAGTTCGTGATAGCCGCAGCCCAAGGTCGCATCCTCACCGCGGGGAGCATACCAGCTGTACCCCTTCGCCCCCGAGGCAAATTCCACCACAGTCTCCTCCCGGATCAGGGGCACGCTGGCCTCCAGAATCAGGGCGTGATTCTGCATTTTCCCCGTCAGCATACGGCGGACAACAGAAGCTGCCCCATCGGCGCCAATGAGTGTCTTATAGCTTACCGTAAATTTTTCCTTGGTGCGCAGATCTATGCACGTAGCCACATGCGCCTTTACATCCAGGGAACATATTGTGGTGCGGTCCAAAACCTGTCCGCCATTTTCCTGATAACGGGTCAGCAGATAATCGTCCAGACGCTTCCGGGGAAGAGCCCGATAAGAAGCCACATCATGATCTCCATATCCCAGCGCATGACGCAGAATCTTGCGGGCAGCAGCCTTACCACCGCGCAGCAGATAACTGCGGATGATCTCGCCAAAATTATTCTGCTTCTCCTCCAGCTGAGAAGCCGGTGCAGCGGCTTTAGGATCAGCCGCCATATTCGGCAGAGGTTTCACCAGTTCCCGTTCCCCACAGAGCAAGTGTAGTTTTACAATAGGTTGAGGATCCAATCCGGCCTCGTCCATTGTCATGCCGAACACGTTAAAAAAAGCCCGTTCTGCCGGTGGTTCCAGCAGTCCGGCACAAAGCTTGTTCTTCGTCCGGGCATCCAGCATTTCCAAAGTCAGCACATCTTTGCCGGCTTTCCGCAGCAAATACCCCATGGTACTGCCAGCTGCGCCTGCACCGATAATCAAATATTCTGTTGTCCGCATCAATCTCGTCCTCTCAATTCTCTTTATATGCCAAAGTCAATCCTCTGGCAAATTCCCTATATATCCAAAAGTCTAGCATGGAATAATGTCCATGTCAAAACTGACCAGTCAAATGACTGGTCAGTTTTGACATATGCACTTGCATCATTCCGAATAAATCGCCACAGAAGCATCAGTTTGATCTATTCATGATCGTCCGCAGCTGGCTGACAATGACACCGGCAAACATCAGGATACAGCCCCAAAGCTGGGCTGTGGTCATCTGCTCTCCCAAAATCAGAAAGCTGGCCAAAGCCCCGAACACCGCTTCAAAGCTCATAATTACCGCCGCCTCGCTGGGAGCCGCGTATTTCTGTCCCACGATCTGCAAGGTAAAGGCCACACCAGTCGAAAGCACACC includes these proteins:
- a CDS encoding NAD(P)/FAD-dependent oxidoreductase; this translates as MRTTEYLIIGAGAAGSTMGYLLRKAGKDVLTLEMLDARTKNKLCAGLLEPPAERAFFNVFGMTMDEAGLDPQPIVKLHLLCGERELVKPLPNMAADPKAAAPASQLEEKQNNFGEIIRSYLLRGGKAAARKILRHALGYGDHDVASYRALPRKRLDDYLLTRYQENGGQVLDRTTICSLDVKAHVATCIDLRTKEKFTVSYKTLIGADGAASVVRRMLTGKMQNHALILEASVPLIREETVVEFASGAKGYSWYAPRGEDATLGCGYHELGKKDSGVCRQRLQDFAERLGLKEIKHLRGALLPKGNDVLLQPGEDVYLLGDAAGLADPFTGGGIHYAMVSAQLLTNALLGGEPYEEAMAPYVRNLGKHYGNLGIYFRTACQFISRLGKKVS